One genomic region from Leptospira tipperaryensis encodes:
- a CDS encoding LamG domain-containing protein, with the protein MEAKKFSFDSSNPAGLFLQIAVPNAISAASGSASSTFQASADIHSVNLSWSSTATGPTYKIYSSTTSSVTVGSPEITGSASGITGSSFTHSGLGGGETHYYLLEVIQTDGTKSYSKITQATTYYLPSDVASLLIWLSADSGITKDTSNKITTWVDRVGGTPFNNTYVNQEPYWLPNYKNNRPFVKTSNPETRFFTGPALSIAGSSYTIIYVLDQVPGSVSSEGILHLSGPNSLVLKFQSNQFSVFGAGVTFQSNAYATDVTHILTMQFSGSSTTMYRNGALEKTTSDVFPATGNTTTYLGVYFGGAGFEGRIGETLIYNQGLSTTDRIKTECYLSFKYNIAVPHVCN; encoded by the coding sequence ATGGAAGCCAAGAAGTTCAGCTTCGATTCGAGTAATCCGGCAGGGCTTTTTCTCCAAATTGCAGTTCCGAATGCGATTTCGGCAGCGTCGGGAAGCGCTTCTTCTACCTTTCAAGCGAGTGCGGATATTCATTCCGTCAATCTCAGCTGGTCTTCAACGGCAACCGGTCCTACTTATAAAATCTATTCCTCCACAACTTCTTCTGTCACGGTCGGATCTCCGGAGATTACCGGAAGCGCTTCAGGAATCACCGGAAGTAGTTTTACACATTCCGGCCTAGGAGGCGGGGAAACACACTACTATCTTTTGGAAGTAATCCAGACAGACGGGACGAAGTCTTATTCTAAAATTACGCAAGCTACTACGTATTATCTTCCTTCAGATGTAGCGAGTCTTCTTATTTGGCTGAGCGCAGATTCCGGTATTACAAAAGATACATCCAATAAGATCACAACATGGGTGGATCGGGTTGGGGGAACTCCATTCAACAATACTTATGTCAATCAAGAACCCTACTGGCTTCCGAATTATAAAAATAACAGACCTTTTGTTAAAACGAGTAACCCAGAAACGAGATTTTTCACCGGACCCGCACTTTCCATTGCGGGGAGTTCCTACACAATCATCTACGTTTTAGATCAAGTTCCCGGTTCCGTTTCCAGCGAAGGGATCCTACATCTTTCCGGTCCGAATTCTTTAGTTCTAAAATTCCAGAGCAATCAGTTCAGCGTATTTGGAGCCGGGGTGACCTTTCAGAGCAATGCGTATGCGACGGATGTTACTCATATTCTAACTATGCAATTCTCAGGAAGCTCTACGACGATGTATCGTAACGGTGCGCTGGAAAAAACAACTTCCGACGTTTTTCCCGCGACCGGAAATACCACGACCTATCTTGGAGTTTATTTCGGAGGCGCTGGCTTTGAAGGAAGAATCGGGGAAACTCTGATTTACAATCAAGGACTGAGCACAACGGATCGTATCAAGACGGAATGTTATCTAAGCTTTAAGTATAATATCGCCGTTCCTCACGTTTGTAATTAA
- a CDS encoding FG-GAP repeat protein, translated as MRNQKNPKLRVKGKIFLSQLFHFVCFWILLILSSYCQYEPKNNYDLLLLTGQGPGPADSTTGGIDFSSAPSSVSVAGWQNEAYIKANNVGFGGALFGNSIAIYGDTMVVGAHRESSSQIGITNSSTPSAASMNTAAMDSGAAYVYRKISGNWVLESYLKASNTSNNSRFGWSVAISGNTIVVGATGGSGSAYVFVFDSITSTWAQEALLKAPNFESGDQFGSGVAIDGDVIVVGAQWEDSNQNSITNGTTASSNNSKTDSGAAYVFRRSGVSWSPEAYLKSPNPDNNDYFGSTVAISGSTIVVGAPQESSLSGTVNGATASADNTKSNSGAAYVFRKSGALWIQEAFLKASNLDSNDQFGKKLSISGDTIAIGAPFEDSNQNDVSNDSTASSDNSVGSAGAVYVFERSGVTWVQSAFLKTKNVQSGDQFGSSVAIDGDLIVAGAINESSNQSTITNGSLGHWNEKMPQSGAAYVFRKSTGWNAESYLKAPNPGSSDLFGWSVALNANKIVVGAAQECSSQSTITNGSAASADDSAFRAGAAYVFQR; from the coding sequence ATGAGAAACCAAAAGAATCCAAAATTACGCGTTAAAGGAAAAATCTTTCTTTCTCAACTATTTCATTTTGTTTGTTTTTGGATTCTCCTGATTCTTTCCTCCTATTGCCAATACGAACCAAAGAATAATTACGACCTTCTTCTACTTACCGGCCAGGGGCCGGGGCCTGCGGATTCTACCACAGGCGGAATCGATTTTTCCAGTGCTCCTTCCTCCGTTTCCGTCGCGGGTTGGCAAAACGAAGCCTATATAAAGGCGAATAACGTAGGATTTGGCGGAGCCCTCTTTGGAAATAGTATCGCCATTTACGGAGATACTATGGTGGTCGGAGCTCATCGAGAGAGCAGTAGCCAGATCGGTATTACAAATAGTTCAACTCCGAGCGCCGCGAGTATGAACACCGCCGCTATGGATTCGGGAGCTGCCTATGTTTATCGAAAAATTTCAGGTAACTGGGTTTTAGAATCCTATCTAAAAGCTTCCAACACAAGTAATAACAGTCGATTCGGTTGGAGCGTTGCGATTTCAGGAAATACAATCGTAGTCGGAGCCACCGGCGGTTCGGGATCAGCTTATGTATTCGTATTCGATAGTATCACTTCCACTTGGGCTCAAGAAGCTCTTTTAAAAGCGCCTAACTTTGAATCCGGAGACCAATTCGGTTCCGGAGTTGCGATCGACGGAGATGTTATCGTAGTCGGAGCTCAATGGGAAGATAGCAATCAAAACTCTATCACAAACGGAACTACTGCAAGTTCGAACAATTCTAAAACAGATTCCGGAGCCGCTTACGTATTTCGAAGAAGCGGTGTTAGTTGGTCGCCGGAAGCATATCTCAAATCTCCGAATCCGGATAATAACGATTATTTCGGCTCCACCGTCGCGATATCGGGCAGCACGATCGTCGTGGGCGCACCTCAGGAAAGCAGTTTATCTGGAACGGTCAACGGGGCTACTGCAAGCGCAGATAATACAAAGTCCAACTCGGGGGCAGCTTATGTATTCCGAAAGTCGGGAGCTCTATGGATTCAAGAAGCCTTTCTCAAGGCATCCAACTTGGATTCTAACGATCAATTTGGAAAAAAATTATCAATCTCCGGCGACACGATAGCGATCGGCGCTCCTTTTGAAGATAGCAACCAAAACGATGTATCAAACGATTCTACCGCGAGTTCCGATAATTCTGTCGGCAGCGCCGGCGCAGTTTATGTGTTCGAAAGAAGCGGTGTCACTTGGGTTCAGAGCGCATTCTTAAAAACTAAAAACGTTCAAAGCGGAGATCAATTCGGTTCGAGCGTCGCCATCGACGGCGATCTTATCGTCGCGGGAGCGATAAACGAATCTTCCAATCAATCAACGATCACGAACGGAAGTTTAGGTCATTGGAATGAAAAAATGCCTCAATCCGGAGCCGCGTATGTATTCCGCAAATCTACGGGTTGGAATGCAGAATCGTATCTAAAAGCTCCGAATCCGGGAAGCTCGGATCTGTTCGGTTGGAGCGTGGCGCTTAACGCGAATAAGATCGTAGTCGGAGCCGCGCAGGAATGTAGCAGTCAAAGCACGATCACAAACGGAAGCGCGGCGAGCGCTGACGATTCCGCGTTTAGAGCCGGAGCCGCGTATGTATTCCAGAGATAA
- a CDS encoding putative Ig domain-containing protein translates to MYSRDNFQKMTIAKIGILYDQGKFVFKNFTSRKIISVFLIFLSNTSFINCLNGGEEQQLLLNFFVTTDPPISNLKYSISTYQYAKYVSIPTLRPSIQGTPTNYSVSPALPQGLAIDPKTGFISGTPVEVISSTEFTITASNFGNSATTTLILSPTSSQWGNAAYVKASNVDIADYFGNTVAIDGDTMVVGAYLESSNQTSITNGASGSSDNSADGSGAVYVYKRTNGVWVQEAYLKGSNAETGDWFGYSLAISGDTIVVGAYLESSNQITITNGGTASPDNSAGAAGAVYVYRRTGTTWTEEAYLKAPNAEAGDLFGYSVAINGDTIVVGAIMEASNQVTITNGNSASADNSAGSAGAVYVYKRTGTTWTQEAYLKASNAEAGDLFGSSVTVYGETIAVGATGEASNQITITNGAGSSANNTAWSAGAVYVYKRTGTNWAQEAYLKPDTAPAGYQLGYSLTMDGDTIAAGATGASEGAVYVYTRTGTTWTQEQAITPSNPVSVSLFGYSISLSGNSIAVGTYWEYGNEDKIINGTTASTDNSLPESGATYIYKRTGTTWTQESYIKAANVQSGDWFGNSVAISGDTVIAGAPQEDCGQNTITQGILGNWNEEKPNSGAVYIFNR, encoded by the coding sequence ATGTATTCCAGAGATAATTTTCAGAAGATGACAATCGCTAAGATCGGTATTTTATACGATCAGGGCAAATTCGTTTTTAAGAATTTCACGAGCAGAAAGATTATTTCCGTTTTTCTAATATTCCTTTCTAATACTTCCTTCATCAATTGCCTCAACGGCGGAGAAGAACAACAACTTTTACTCAACTTTTTCGTCACGACGGATCCACCGATTTCCAATCTCAAATATTCCATATCAACCTATCAGTATGCGAAGTATGTATCGATCCCGACCTTACGACCTTCCATTCAAGGGACTCCGACAAATTATTCGGTATCTCCGGCTCTGCCGCAAGGTCTCGCAATCGATCCGAAAACGGGTTTTATATCGGGAACTCCAGTCGAAGTCATTAGTTCCACAGAATTTACAATCACCGCGAGTAATTTCGGAAATTCTGCAACTACCACTTTGATCTTATCGCCTACGTCTTCTCAATGGGGAAACGCCGCCTACGTAAAAGCGTCCAACGTGGACATCGCAGATTATTTCGGGAATACGGTAGCGATCGATGGCGATACAATGGTAGTCGGGGCTTATCTGGAAAGCAGCAATCAAACATCGATCACAAACGGTGCAAGCGGGAGTTCCGATAATAGCGCCGACGGCTCAGGAGCGGTTTACGTCTACAAACGAACAAACGGAGTCTGGGTACAAGAAGCTTATTTAAAGGGGTCTAACGCAGAAACTGGAGATTGGTTCGGATACAGCCTTGCAATATCAGGAGACACGATCGTGGTAGGCGCTTATCTCGAGAGTAGCAATCAAATTACGATCACAAATGGGGGCACAGCGAGTCCGGACAACTCGGCGGGGGCCGCCGGTGCAGTTTATGTTTACCGCAGAACCGGAACCACTTGGACTGAAGAAGCTTATCTAAAGGCGCCTAACGCGGAAGCCGGAGATTTATTCGGATACAGTGTGGCCATTAACGGCGACACGATCGTAGTCGGCGCGATCATGGAAGCGAGCAATCAAGTCACGATTACGAATGGAAATTCCGCCAGCGCGGACAATTCTGCCGGAAGCGCCGGAGCCGTATACGTCTATAAACGAACCGGAACTACTTGGACACAAGAAGCTTATTTAAAGGCGTCTAACGCGGAGGCGGGAGATTTATTCGGAAGTAGCGTGACAGTTTACGGAGAAACGATTGCGGTTGGCGCAACCGGAGAAGCGAGCAATCAAATTACGATCACCAATGGGGCCGGGTCTAGTGCAAATAATACCGCGTGGTCTGCGGGAGCGGTTTACGTCTACAAACGCACCGGAACCAACTGGGCACAAGAAGCCTATTTAAAACCGGATACAGCTCCCGCCGGATATCAACTCGGTTATAGCCTAACAATGGACGGAGACACGATCGCCGCAGGAGCCACCGGCGCTTCGGAAGGCGCCGTGTACGTCTACACAAGAACCGGAACGACTTGGACACAAGAACAAGCGATTACTCCCTCTAACCCCGTATCAGTAAGTCTATTCGGTTATTCAATTTCTCTTTCGGGAAATAGTATCGCCGTAGGAACGTATTGGGAATACGGAAACGAAGATAAAATTATAAACGGAACGACTGCGAGTACGGATAATTCCTTGCCGGAATCCGGAGCGACTTACATATACAAGCGGACCGGAACTACTTGGACACAAGAATCGTATATCAAAGCCGCAAATGTACAATCCGGAGATTGGTTTGGAAACAGCGTGGCGATTTCAGGCGACACAGTGATCGCGGGGGCGCCGCAGGAAGACTGCGGGCAAAACACAATCACGCAAGGAATATTAGGAAATTGGAATGAAGAAAAACCCAACTCGGGCGCGGTTTACATATTCAATCGATAA
- the rplQ gene encoding 50S ribosomal protein L17: protein MNKRNKVKHLNRNKGHRDALINNMITSLFKYERIESTQAKLKVIRSHAEKLITRAKKNLAVDLKPEIQLHNKREVMKRIKDREVVVKLFEDIAKRFETTNGGYTRVLKLVNRASDNSEVGILELTSRKDRASLLKEREEKRETQATVREEKRAARKSGATPAPTKKEAAPKKEKETKKKK from the coding sequence ATGAACAAAAGAAATAAAGTAAAACATTTAAACCGTAATAAAGGTCACAGAGACGCACTGATCAATAACATGATCACAAGTCTTTTTAAGTATGAAAGAATCGAATCTACTCAAGCAAAATTGAAAGTGATTCGTTCTCATGCTGAGAAATTGATTACAAGAGCTAAGAAGAATCTTGCAGTAGATCTAAAACCAGAGATTCAACTTCACAACAAGCGCGAAGTTATGAAAAGAATCAAAGACCGTGAAGTCGTTGTAAAACTTTTCGAAGATATCGCGAAACGTTTTGAAACTACGAACGGCGGATATACTCGTGTTCTGAAACTTGTAAACAGAGCTTCTGACAATTCCGAAGTAGGGATTTTAGAACTTACTTCCAGAAAAGACAGAGCTTCTCTCTTGAAAGAAAGAGAAGAAAAACGCGAAACTCAGGCTACAGTAAGAGAAGAGAAAAGAGCTGCGAGAAAATCGGGCGCAACTCCTGCTCCTACTAAGAAAGAAGCGGCTCCTAAAAAAGAAAAAGAAACCAAAAAGAAAAAGTAA